The Candidatus Binatus sp. DNA segment TCATGCCACCGCGGGCACGAATCGCGATGAATCGACGCCGATCGCTCGTCCACGCGGGGTTGCATAACTCGCGTCTGTGATATTGTAATGATGCGCGCAAAATCGATCGCGCATGGAGCAACTTTTCGAAGCTGCCTGCCGCTGATAGCCGGGTCCTGCGCAAGGGAAGGCCGCGAACCCCGCCAGGTCCGGAAGGAAGCAACGGCACCGGCTGCAACCCTGTGCCGCAGGGGTGCCTGGCTATCATCCGACGGGCAGCTTCGATCTGATATTTCGCGATGGCCGAGACCCCGACACATCTGGTACTCCCGCGCAAATGGCGGCCCGAGCAATTCTCCGAACTGGTCGGCCAATCGCACGTGACGCGCACGCTCAGCGAGGCGCTTAGGCGTGGGCGAATCGCGCACGCGTTCCTCTTCACCGGGATTCGCGGCGTCGGCAAGACGACTGCGGCGCGCATCCTCGCGCGATGCCTCAACTGCGAGAAGGGTCCGACGCCCGAGCCGTGCGGCGAATGCGCGGCGTGCGTCGAGATTCGCGCGGGCCGCGCGCTCGACGTGAGCGAGATCGACGGCGCCACCTATCGCAAGATCGACGACGCGCGCGCGATCATCGAGAATCTCAGCTACCGGCCCGCGCGCGATCGATTCAAGATTTATATTATCGACGAAGCGCATCAACTGACCGACCAGGCCTTCAACGCGCTGCTGAAAACGCTCGAGGAGCCGCCGCCGCACGTCAAGTTTATTTTGGCGACGACTGAGCCGCAGAAGATGCCCGAGACGATTCTCTCGCGGCTGCAGCGCTACGATTTTCGCCGCATCCCATACGCGACGATTCTCGAGCGGCTGAAGGATCTAGCGCATCGCGAGGAGATCGAGATCGAGGAGTCGGCGCTGAGATTGGTCGCGCGAGAAGCTGGTGGCAGCATGCGCGACGGCGAGCGGATGCTCGAGACAGCGATCGCGACTTCGGCCGGCAAAGTGACGGAGACGGAAGTCGCATCGTCGCTCGGCGTCGCGAGCCGCACCGCGGTGCTCAAGATCACCGACGCGATTCTCGATAAGAACGCCGCCGAAGCGCTGCGCGGTGTGCGCGAACTCGCAAATCGCGGCGCCAACCTCGAATCGCTCGGCCGCGATTTGCTCGAGACGCTCCGAAATCTCGCGATCGCGAAGCTGCCGGCAACTGACTCGCAGAGCGCGCTCGACGACATCCCGGATCACGAAGTCGCGGAATTGAAGCGGCTCGCGGGCCGCGCCAGCGCGCGCGATATCATGCGCCTCTTTCATCTGATGGCCGAATCGCAGGAGCAGCTTATCCGCTCGCCGTATCCGGACCTGCTGCTCGAGATGGCCGTGGTGCGGATGGCGTCGCTGGCGGCGGTGATCGATGCGGATGAGTTGCTGCGCGCGATCGGATCGAGCGGCGCGGCACCGCAGTCGTCGTCGGGCGGAGGCAGCAGCGGAGGATCGCGCGGCGGCGCGCCTCCAGAGCCGCCGGCGAAGGAGCCCGCCTCGGGCACGCGCCGGCTCCGCGTCGAGGGCGAAGTCAAAGCCGACGCGCCGCTCAGAAAGCCGCTGGCGCCTGATAGCGGCGCTCGCGATCTGCCCGAACTGCGCGATTTCATTCGCTCGCGCCGTGCTGCGCTGGCGGGCTTCATGGAGCAGGGCGCGGGTCTCGCGATTGCGGGCAACCTGCTGACGCTGTCTGCGCGCAACGACATCTATATTCGATATCTGAACGACAACAAGTCGGCGATCGCGGATCTCGCGAGCGAACATTTCGGCCGCAAAATCCGCGTCGAGCTTTCGACTGAAGGCCTCGCGTTCGCGGCGTCGAGCGGCACCGGGAATCGCGCGCCGACGACGCCAACTTCGTCGAATGAATCTCCGCGCGAGCCGGAACGTGCGGCGCCCGCTGCGATGCAGGCATCGAAGGCGGCGATCGCACCTGCGCGATCGGCTGAGTCATCGCAGAATCGAATCGACAGGCTGCCGCTCAAAAAAAATAATGGAATCGCGTCCGCGGCCACAAATGCGACCGCGCCGCTGCGCGCGGCGACGCCCGAAGAAAAGCAGGCGGTGCTGACGGATCCGGCGGTGCGGCGAATTTTCGACTCGCTCGACGCGCGCCTGGTCGAGCTCAAAGTACCGACTTCCAACTCGAGCGTGGCCGAAAAAGGCGGCGCCGATATCGATTCAAAGTAGAAGGCGTCGCGGTTCAGGGGACCCGCGGCGGGGAGTGAGATAGATCGTGGCACAAATGGATTTGGCGGCGCTGATGCAACAGGCGCAAGCGCTGCAAGCGAAGATGCAGGAGATGCAGGAAGCGGCGGCGGCCAAGACCGTCGAGGCGCAATCGGGCGGCGGGATGGTGCGGGTGGTGGTGGACGGCACGATGCGCGTGCGCAAAATCGAAATCGATCATGCGATCGTGGCCGCGGGCGACAAATCGATGCTCGAAGATTTGATCCAGGTCGCGGTCAACGACGGAATCGCGCGCGCGCAACAACTGCTCGCCGAGGAGATGGGCAAGCTCGGGCCGCTCGGCAATCTCAAGATTCCCGGTTTCGGCGCCGAATGACGGAGCGCGCAATGACGGAGCCCGCAACTGGGGAGTCCGATTGATGGCGGAGAATCTGAAGCGTCAGGACGGCCTGCCGCCCGCGATGGCGCGACTCGTCAAGGAACTCTCACGCTTGCCGGGTATCGGCGAGAAGACCGCTGCGCGGCTCGCGTTCAATCTGCTGAATCGTCCGCGCGACCAAGTGATCGCGCTCGCGGAGTCGCTGCTCGAAATGAAAGAGCGGATCGGTCTCTGCGCGGAATGCTTCGGGCTGTCGGATCATCCGCGATGCCAAATCTGCGACGATGCGGCGCGCGAGCGCGATGTGATCTGCGTGGTCGAGGGGCCGGCAGACTTGATGGCGATCGAGCGCGCGCGAAGTTTCAACGGCGTCTATCACGTGCTGAACGGCGCGCTCGCGCCGCTCGACGGAATCGGCCCCGACGATGTCAAGATGAAGGAACTGTTCGCGCGCGTCGATCCGCCGGCCGGAATCCGCGAAGTGATCATCGCGACTAACGCGACGGTCGAAGGCGAGGCGACGGCGCTCTATATCGCGCGGATGCTGAAACCGCTCGGCGTGAAGATCACGCGCCTCGCGCGCGGATTGCCGGCGGGCGGCGATCTTGAATACAGCGACTCCGCGACCTTGACCAGCGCGCTCAGCGGCCGCCGCGAACTGTAACCGCGCTACCTGAAATCTCGGCGCGATGCTAATCTAGGTTCGTGATCGAACTACCAATCATTCTGGTCCCTGGCGAGGACGGTTACATCGTCGCCGAGTGCCCGATCATTCCGGGATGCATCAGCCAGGGCCGCAATCGCGAAGAAGCGCTCGACAATATCCGCGAAGCAATCGAGCTCTGCCTGGAGAATCGCGAGAGCGAAGGTTGGGAACTGCCGAGCGACTATGAAGTCGTGCGACTCCCGCTGCACGGCTGAGATGTGCCGCCCGCTGCTGGTTTACCGGTAATTTCAGGAGCAGTTTGCATCACTGCGCTCAAGAAACTTGGCTATCGGCAAGCTCGGCAGAAAGGCAGTCACGTTCGATTGGTTTGCGAAAATCGTGGTCCCGTCACTGTTCCTCTTCACGCGACGCTTGACCGGGGAACTTTACGTGCGATCATTCGCACTGTCGAAATAACGGTCGAGGAATTCACCGCTCTAATCTGATCCCATCAATTCAAATACCCAACGTTCCTAATCCACTTGCGATGAAGAATACGAAAATCGTTGCCAGGGTTGGCGCCGCGATGCTGGCGCCAATTTTCACAGTGGCGATATCCGCCTGCGGCAAGTCCGCGCCGCGCACGCCCGCGATGCAGGGGCGAATCGTTTACATGACCAACTGCGTCGTGTGCCACAACGCCGACCCGAATCTGGCCGGCAGCCAGGGACCGCCGATCGCGGGTTCATCGCGCGAGCTGGTCGAGGATCGCGTGCTTAATCTGCAGTATCCGCCGGGCTACACGCCCAAGCGCACGACCCATGCGATGCGCGCGTTGCCGCAGCTCGCCGGCCAGATCGACAATATCGTCGCGTTCCTCGACGAAGCGGCGAAGCAGAAGAAGTAGCGCGGCAAATTCCTGCGCCGAAAAAAGAGCCGTGGATCTCGTTTCCACGGCTCTCGTCGATTCGCGAAATTTCTGTGCTAGTGGCAGGTCACCCAGATCACGACAATCAAAACCAGCCAGAGGGCCAAGCCTGAGTGAATCGTCCCGGAAATCGAATCAAGCGGCTTCTTGGTCGGGCCTTGCGTGCCGACGAGCGCATTCGCCTCGACGATCGCGAGTATGATCAGCGTAATCACCAGCCACGCCGTGAGGCCGCCCGAGGTCGCCTCGTTGAACAGATTGTAGTGGCTCGCGGCGCCCATAAAGAACAGCATCGGAATTGAGAACAAAGTGTTGGTGCGCGAAGCGAGCGCCGCGCGCCTTCCAGCGGGCGCCGCCGCGGGATTCGCCGCCGCGCCGCCTGCGGTCGCGACCGCGTTGGCGATAATTATTTTCTGATTGGGCCAGATGACGAACCACACGTTGGCCCACATAATAAGTCCCATGAAACCGCCGGTGAAGATCGCGACCGTCCACGGCGTCATCGCGTAGTTGAGGCGCATCGCCCACCACATCAGCAGGTAGAGCAAGCCGAAAATAACCGTGCCCATCGCGCCCCAGCGGAACCACCAGAGCGCGCGCGGCACCAGTTTCTGGATCGCGCCGCTGCGCACCGCCGGATCGGTTTCGCCGAAAAACGGCGTCTGTACCAGGTTGAAATAATAGAGCAAGCCGATCCACGTGATGCCGAAAAGGAAGTGCAGCCATCGGAGCAGCATCAGGGTAAGGTCCATCAATTATCCTCCTCGTCCGTTGTGATCCCCCGCGTAGTACAGCGACTTGTTTTTCACAGCATCGGGGCTTTTGCAACAGCCCGCCGACCAGCAGCACGATAGCGCCTCGATTTGGCGAACTACGCAATAGCCAATGTGACGAGCTACAGAAGTAGCCAATCTGAATAGTCAGTTACGAAGCAGCGAACTCAACTGAGTAATCGCGCGCGGCCACGCCGACCGAAATTTGCTCCGATGCGGAATCGTGCAGTACAATTCTGGTAGGCACTGGCAGCCTGCCGCCGAGCGCAATCAACGACGAATCGCCTGCAGGAAATCAACCCCCATACCGCGTCCGGCATCATTGCCGATGCGAAAGGACGGTCTTTTACTATGGCCTTTGAACTTCCCCCGCTTCCCTACTCGATGGACGCGCTCCAACCTTACATCTCGGCGGAGACGCTCGAATATCATCACGGCAAGCATCACGTGGCCTACGTGAAGAAGGCGAATGAGCTGGTCGCGAAGAGCAAGTTCGCCAACGCCTCGCTCGAGGAGATCCTGAAAACCGCCGAGCCGGGTCCGCTCTTCAATAACGTCGAGCAGCACTACAATCATTCGTTCTACTGGAAGACTCTTGCCCCGAAGGCTGGCGGCGAGCCGAAAGGACCGATCGCCGACGCGATCAAGCAAGCGTTCGGCAGCTTCGCGGCGTTCAAGAAAAAATTCAGCAAGGCGGCCGACGAGCATTTCGGCAGCGGATGGGCCTGGCTGATACGGAACTCGAGCGGCGCACTCGAAGTGGTATCGACGCACGACGCCGGATGCCCGATTCGGCAAGGGCAGACGCCGATCATCACGTGCGACGTGTGGGAGCACGCGTATTACATCGATTATCGCAACGAGCGTCCCAAATACGTCGAAGGATTCTGGAATCTGGTGAACTGGGAATTCGCGAACAAAAATCTGAAATAGACGCGGTGCCGATTTCGCTTTGCGGGACCAATTCTCCGTACTAGAGTCGGCTTGATATCGCGACTCGGAAGTGCGCGACAGAAGGAGAATCCCGCAATGCAGCAGCTCGAAAATCGCGTGGCGATCATCACCGGCGGCACTGGCGCTCTCGGCCGCGCCGTGAGCGAGAACTTTCTGACGGCGGGCGCGCGCGTCGCGATTCCATGGGTCGTCGAAGCGGAAGTGCCGATGCTCGAGGCTCAGCTCGGCAACCGGTTTCCCTCGTCCGCGACCTTCCTCAAGAAGGCCGACGTATGCGACGAGAAACTGTTCGGCGATTTCGCCGCCGAAGTCGAATCGAAGTGGGGCAAGATCGACATTCTCGTGAACCTCGTCGGCGGTTTCTGGGGCGGTTCATCGATCGCTCAGACGAGCATGGCAGAATGGCAGGCGATGTTCGATCTGAACGTCAAGCCGACTTTTATCTGCTGCAAAACGGTCGCGCCGATCATGCAGAAAAACAAGTGGGGCCGAATCGTATCGGTGACCTCGCGCACCGGCCTGCTCGGCGCCGGCGACTACGCCGCGTACGCGGTCGCGAAGGGCGCAATCGCGACGTTTACCGTGTCGCTTGCCGAAGAACTGCTCGCCGACGGCGTGATGGTCAATGCGATCGCGCCTAGCACGATCGACACTGAAGCGAATCGCAAGGCGATGCCCAATGCGAAGCATGAGAAATGGGTGAAGCCCGAGGATATCGCGCGGACGCTCAATTTTCTCTGCTCGGACGATTGCCGCGTGACGTCGGGCGCGATCGTCCCGGTTTACGGCAAGGCCTGAGAAACAGGTCTGCGACGATCAGTGGCCCGGGTCGGGATTCGATACCGCGAGCCGGAGCCGCGGCCGAAGCGGCAATGCGAGGCGAGCGGCTATTACTCGATACACGTCGGCGCTGAACGCCATCCCGACGTGACTGCCGAGCACTTCGACGTTCTCGATCGTCGGCGCGTCGGAGTTATCGACGCAACTTTGCCAATGCACCACGCCATCGGTGCGCGAGTACACCACCGTGGTCGGCACGTCTTTCGGCGAAGTCTCGCTCATTCGCAATCCGCATGAGCACGCTTCGCTGAGGCATCTTTCGGCTTTGCCGCGGATGCGCGCCATCGAACGCGCCACCGCCGCGACCGCGTGATTGGAAGAATCGCGTGGCCATCGGATCGGAGAACCCAGAGTGATCACGCGCTCGACCAGTTGTGGATTGCGATGAGCCAGTTCGCGCGCGTAGATGCCGCCGAGGCTATGCCCAATTACCACGATCGGAGAATCCCACCGATCGGCGGTGCGAGCGAGCCGACTGCTCAGATGTTCGACCGATTCGCGCGGACACTGCGAGTTCGACCAGATCCCGGCAAAAACCGCGCGATGCCCCAGCCAGCGACAAAAATTTGCCATCGGCGCGAGCGTCACGTCACCCGCCATGAAGCCTGGGATCAGCATCACCGTTTTGCTGTTGGCGCGCTCAACGCGCGGCCACGGATAGCTGAGCGCGCCGAGCCAGAATAGCGAAGCCTCGAACGGAAAGCGCAGTTCGCCGAGCGAATCGAGCAAGGAGGGACGCTGTGGTTCTGCTTCCTCTGGATTGTCCGTCATGGCGTATGCTTGTGCCATCGGTGATCTAGCTCAGCAGCTCGCACCGGCAACGACGGGGAGACTATTCGTTCGCGGGGCGAAACCGCAGCCACAATCAACCCATCCACAACCATAACATAACCATTTTGTTGCGAAATCTTCAATCGAAAACTCTGCTATAGAAATGAGCATAACCAGTGCCATGAATATCTGCATATGACCGCCGAACAGGCGCTTGAAATAAGGCGCAAATTGGGCGAAATAACCTGATTGCGAGGTGACCTGTGGAATTCGGTATCCAAATTGCGAATATGCCCCCGGCCAGGTTTCGCGAAATCGCGCAAACCGCCGAGGGCCTCGGCTTCGATCTGATCCTCTTTCCGGATCATATCGTGATGGAAGGTCCGGAGCGGCAGATGGATCCGCACGCGCTCGCTTACGATCATATCGCGGTGGCCGCGGCGCTGATGGAGGCGACCAAAAAAATCCGTATCGGGCACCTCGTGCTGTGCAACCTGTTTCGCCATCCGGCGATCACCGCGCAAAGCCTGATGACGCTGGATCACTTAAGCAATGGCCGATTGATCGCAGGCCTCGGCACCGGATGGACTGAGACGGAATTCAGGATGACGGGAATCAGCTTCCCGCCGATCGCGGAGCGGCTCCGGATGCTCGACGAAGCGCTGACCTGTATCCGCTCACTGTGGAGTAACGAGCAGACCAATTTCGACGGCGAGTTCTATCATCTGAAGGACGCGATCCTGTGGCCCAAGCCGATCCAGAAGCCGTATCCGCCGATTCTGCTCGGCGGCGGCGGCAAGGGATTGCTGCGAATCGCGGCTAAGCATGCCGATATCGTGAATATCATCTCGGAAGCGGGCAAAATGGGGCACATCTCGCTCGAGTACATCCGCAAGATGACCACCGACGCCTTTCGCGAGAAGGCCGATTTCGTGCGCGCCGAAGCGAAGAAACATGGCCGCAATCCCGCCGCGATCCGCTTGAGCAATGCTATCTTCGCGCCGACGGTCACCGAGACTCGCGAAGAAGGCCGTCAGGCTGCCGAGATGATGGCGCAGATGTTCGGAATGAGCGTTGATGCGGTCAGGCAATCGCCGCTCGCGCTGATCGGTACGCCCGACGAATGCGTCGTCGAGTTGAAGCGCCGCGCCAAGGAATGGGACGTGACGCAATTCATCTTTTCGGGTCCGATCGGCCAGGATGAAAAGGGGCTCCGCCGGCTCCGCGAAGATATCCTGGCGCACGTGTAGCAAGGGAAGCGCGAAAAGAAAAGAGGGGAGAAATCTGCGAAACCCCTCACGGGTTTCGCGCTTCCTGGGGCGATAATATGCGCGCTCCGCGCTGATAATAGCATCCTGAAAAGCGCGGCAGCGATGACGAGTCTCGCTCCCCCCGCAGCGCGCGATCGCCCGGGTAGAGCGGGCGTCCCTGCCCGCCGCTGATTGCCGGCGCCGATG contains these protein-coding regions:
- the dnaX gene encoding DNA polymerase III subunit gamma/tau — translated: MAETPTHLVLPRKWRPEQFSELVGQSHVTRTLSEALRRGRIAHAFLFTGIRGVGKTTAARILARCLNCEKGPTPEPCGECAACVEIRAGRALDVSEIDGATYRKIDDARAIIENLSYRPARDRFKIYIIDEAHQLTDQAFNALLKTLEEPPPHVKFILATTEPQKMPETILSRLQRYDFRRIPYATILERLKDLAHREEIEIEESALRLVAREAGGSMRDGERMLETAIATSAGKVTETEVASSLGVASRTAVLKITDAILDKNAAEALRGVRELANRGANLESLGRDLLETLRNLAIAKLPATDSQSALDDIPDHEVAELKRLAGRASARDIMRLFHLMAESQEQLIRSPYPDLLLEMAVVRMASLAAVIDADELLRAIGSSGAAPQSSSGGGSSGGSRGGAPPEPPAKEPASGTRRLRVEGEVKADAPLRKPLAPDSGARDLPELRDFIRSRRAALAGFMEQGAGLAIAGNLLTLSARNDIYIRYLNDNKSAIADLASEHFGRKIRVELSTEGLAFAASSGTGNRAPTTPTSSNESPREPERAAPAAMQASKAAIAPARSAESSQNRIDRLPLKKNNGIASAATNATAPLRAATPEEKQAVLTDPAVRRIFDSLDARLVELKVPTSNSSVAEKGGADIDSK
- a CDS encoding YbaB/EbfC family nucleoid-associated protein translates to MDLAALMQQAQALQAKMQEMQEAAAAKTVEAQSGGGMVRVVVDGTMRVRKIEIDHAIVAAGDKSMLEDLIQVAVNDGIARAQQLLAEEMGKLGPLGNLKIPGFGAE
- the recR gene encoding recombination mediator RecR; its protein translation is MAENLKRQDGLPPAMARLVKELSRLPGIGEKTAARLAFNLLNRPRDQVIALAESLLEMKERIGLCAECFGLSDHPRCQICDDAARERDVICVVEGPADLMAIERARSFNGVYHVLNGALAPLDGIGPDDVKMKELFARVDPPAGIREVIIATNATVEGEATALYIARMLKPLGVKITRLARGLPAGGDLEYSDSATLTSALSGRREL
- a CDS encoding type II toxin-antitoxin system HicB family antitoxin is translated as MIELPIILVPGEDGYIVAECPIIPGCISQGRNREEALDNIREAIELCLENRESEGWELPSDYEVVRLPLHG
- a CDS encoding type II toxin-antitoxin system HicA family toxin, encoding MPPAAGLPVISGAVCITALKKLGYRQARQKGSHVRLVCENRGPVTVPLHATLDRGTLRAIIRTVEITVEEFTALI
- a CDS encoding cytochrome c, producing the protein MKNTKIVARVGAAMLAPIFTVAISACGKSAPRTPAMQGRIVYMTNCVVCHNADPNLAGSQGPPIAGSSRELVEDRVLNLQYPPGYTPKRTTHAMRALPQLAGQIDNIVAFLDEAAKQKK
- a CDS encoding urate hydroxylase PuuD, which produces MDLTLMLLRWLHFLFGITWIGLLYYFNLVQTPFFGETDPAVRSGAIQKLVPRALWWFRWGAMGTVIFGLLYLLMWWAMRLNYAMTPWTVAIFTGGFMGLIMWANVWFVIWPNQKIIIANAVATAGGAAANPAAAPAGRRAALASRTNTLFSIPMLFFMGAASHYNLFNEATSGGLTAWLVITLIILAIVEANALVGTQGPTKKPLDSISGTIHSGLALWLVLIVVIWVTCH
- a CDS encoding superoxide dismutase, which codes for MAFELPPLPYSMDALQPYISAETLEYHHGKHHVAYVKKANELVAKSKFANASLEEILKTAEPGPLFNNVEQHYNHSFYWKTLAPKAGGEPKGPIADAIKQAFGSFAAFKKKFSKAADEHFGSGWAWLIRNSSGALEVVSTHDAGCPIRQGQTPIITCDVWEHAYYIDYRNERPKYVEGFWNLVNWEFANKNLK
- a CDS encoding SDR family NAD(P)-dependent oxidoreductase yields the protein MQQLENRVAIITGGTGALGRAVSENFLTAGARVAIPWVVEAEVPMLEAQLGNRFPSSATFLKKADVCDEKLFGDFAAEVESKWGKIDILVNLVGGFWGGSSIAQTSMAEWQAMFDLNVKPTFICCKTVAPIMQKNKWGRIVSVTSRTGLLGAGDYAAYAVAKGAIATFTVSLAEELLADGVMVNAIAPSTIDTEANRKAMPNAKHEKWVKPEDIARTLNFLCSDDCRVTSGAIVPVYGKA
- a CDS encoding triacylglycerol lipase, which produces MAQAYAMTDNPEEAEPQRPSLLDSLGELRFPFEASLFWLGALSYPWPRVERANSKTVMLIPGFMAGDVTLAPMANFCRWLGHRAVFAGIWSNSQCPRESVEHLSSRLARTADRWDSPIVVIGHSLGGIYARELAHRNPQLVERVITLGSPIRWPRDSSNHAVAAVARSMARIRGKAERCLSEACSCGLRMSETSPKDVPTTVVYSRTDGVVHWQSCVDNSDAPTIENVEVLGSHVGMAFSADVYRVIAARLALPLRPRLRLAVSNPDPGH
- a CDS encoding LLM class flavin-dependent oxidoreductase, translated to MPPARFREIAQTAEGLGFDLILFPDHIVMEGPERQMDPHALAYDHIAVAAALMEATKKIRIGHLVLCNLFRHPAITAQSLMTLDHLSNGRLIAGLGTGWTETEFRMTGISFPPIAERLRMLDEALTCIRSLWSNEQTNFDGEFYHLKDAILWPKPIQKPYPPILLGGGGKGLLRIAAKHADIVNIISEAGKMGHISLEYIRKMTTDAFREKADFVRAEAKKHGRNPAAIRLSNAIFAPTVTETREEGRQAAEMMAQMFGMSVDAVRQSPLALIGTPDECVVELKRRAKEWDVTQFIFSGPIGQDEKGLRRLREDILAHV